A region from the Aegilops tauschii subsp. strangulata cultivar AL8/78 chromosome 5, Aet v6.0, whole genome shotgun sequence genome encodes:
- the LOC109760903 gene encoding pentatricopeptide repeat-containing protein At1g77360, mitochondrial — translation MAGFRLTGLEARKVFVRMLSSGTGGSDAAVDAFDPAKRLCKLIISCRQASGLEIELDHSDLRVTPDVAERVLERLDNAGMLAYRFFEWARKQRRGGCAHTVRSFHTVVASLAKIRQYQLMWDVVAIMRRQGVVNVETFGIIMRKYARAQKVDEAVYTFNVMEKYGVVPNLAAFNSLLCALCKSKNVRKAQEIFEQMNGRFSPDAKTYSILLEGWGRAPNLPKMREVYSEMLEAGCQPDIVTYGIMVDSLCKTGRVEEAVFVVQDMSSRGCQPTTFIYSVLVHTYGVEMRIEDAVATFLDMQKDGIVPDVVVYNALVTAFCKVKKFDNAFRVMDDMEGHGITPNSRTWNIILNKMISLGKDEEAYRVFRRMIKRCQPDSDTYTMMIKMFCENDRLEMALKVWKYMRLKQFLPSMHTFSVLINGLCDKGEVSQACVLLEDMIEKGIRPPGSTFGKLRQLLLKEGRKDVLEFLVDKMKILIQEPLFD, via the coding sequence ATGGCTGGTTTCCGTCTCACTGGTCTGGAGGCACGCAAGGTGTTTGTTAGAATGCTTAGCAGCGGGACAGGTGGCAGCGATGCGGCTGTGGACGCCTTTGACCCTGCCAAGCGCCTCTGCAAGCTCATCATCTCCTGCCGGCAGGCCTCGGGGCTTGAGATCGAGCTCGACCACAGCGACCTCCGAGTCACCCCGGATGTCGCCGAGCGCGTCCTGGAGCGCCTCGACAACGCTGGTATGCTCGCGTATCGCTTCTTCGAGTGGGCGCGCAAGCAGAGGCGTGGCGGCTGCGCCCACACCGTCCGCTCCTTCCACACGGTGGTCGCGTCCCTCGCCAAGATCCGCCAGTACCAGCTCATGTGGGACGTCGTTGCCATAATGCGCCGGCAGGGCGTGGTCAATGTCGAGACGTTTGGAATCATAATGCGGAAGTACGCACGGGCGCAGAAGGTCGATGAAGCTGTTTACACGTTCAATGTCATGGAGAAGTACGGCGTGGTGCCCAACCTCGCCGCTTTCAACAGCCTGCTTTGCGCGCTGTGCAAGTCCAAGAATGTGCGCAAGGCGCAGGAGATCTTTGAACAGATGAATGGCCGGTTCAGCCCTGATGCCAAGACCTATAGCATCTTGCTTGAGGGTTGGGGAAGAGCGCCTAATCTCCCAAAGATGCGAGAGGTCTACAGTGAGATGCTTGAAGCAGGCTGCCAGCCTGACATAGTCACATATGGCATCATGGTTGATTCCCTCTGCAAAACAGGTCGTGTTGAGGAAGCTGTCTTTGTGGTGCAGGACATGAGCTCCAGGGGCTGCCAACCAACAACCTTCATATACAGTGTGCTCGTGCATACTTACGGTGTTGAAATGAGGATCGAGGATGCTGTTGCAACATTTTTGGATATGCAGAAGGACGGGATCGTGCCAGATGTTGTGGTTTATAATGCACTTGTCACTGCCTTCTGCAAAGTGAAAAAATTTGACAATGCATTTAGAGTCATGGATGACATGGAAGGCCATGGAATCACCCCAAACTCAAGGACCTGGAACATCATCCTTAACAAGATGATTAGCCTTGGAAAAGATGAAGAAGCATACAGGGTCTTCCGCCGTATGATAAAGCGCTGCCAACCAGATTCTGATACATACACCATGATGATAAAGATGTTCTGTGAGAATGACAGGTTAGAGATGGCACTGAAGGTATGGAAATATATGAGGTTGAAGCAGTTTCTGCCAAGCATGCACACGTTCTCTGTGCTGATCAACGGGCTGTGTGACAAGGGTGAGGTTAGCCAAGCTTGTGTTCTGCTTGAAGATATGATAGAGAAGGGCATTAGACCCCCTGGTTCAACATTTGGCAAGCTGAGGCAGCTCCTTctgaaggaaggaaggaaggatgTGCTTGAATTTCTCGTTGATAAAATGAAGATTCTGATACAGGAACCTTTGTTTGATTGA